From Rhododendron vialii isolate Sample 1 chromosome 10a, ASM3025357v1, the proteins below share one genomic window:
- the LOC131304673 gene encoding probable pre-mRNA-splicing factor ATP-dependent RNA helicase DEAH4 — protein MAYANQLAERMMRHNGFWTLGFKPQLVQMHPSSVLKTDEEGMLPNYVVYHELISTSRPFLRDLCTVERQWVMPILKKLEKLNINKLSGGSVRSEEQTKGENPSLPEKEVGVARPPDDYESRIQAARDRFLSRKTKSSVNLKAGPAACSDIERKAMDMTISHSTQTSSFPCQPAQATRSAPVVVSGAPTGLASFQSMVIGFVGVCILFFVTFNEFI, from the exons ATGGCCTATGCAAACCAGCTTGCTGAGAGAATGATGCGTCACAATGGTTTCTGGACTCTTGGTTTTAAGCCCCAACTGGTTCAGATGCATCCGTCCTCTGTGTTGAAAACAGATGAAGAGGGAATGCTCCCGAATTATGTCGTCTACCATGAACTTATTTCTACCTCGCGTCCATTTCTGCGGGATCTGTGCACGGTAGAGAGGCAATGGGTCATGCCCATCTTAAAGAAGCTTGAGAAACTAAACATCAACAAACTCAGTGGTGGGTCTGTTCGGTCCGAAGAGCAAACCAAGGGAGAAAATCCGAGTTTGCCAGAGAAAGAAGTCGGTGTTGCCAGGCCTCCTGATGACTATGAGAGCCGGATACAAGCAGCACGGGATCGTTTTCTCTcccgtaaaacaaaaa GCTCCGTCAATCTCAAAGCTGGCCCTGCTGCCTGTTCTGATATAGAGAGAAAAGCCATGGACATGACAAT CAGTCACAGCACACAGACAAGTAGCTTCCCCTGCCAGCCTGCCCAGGCTACACGGTCTGCACCGGTTGTTGTATCTGGGGCACCAACTGGACTTGCTTCATTTCAATCAATGGTGATTGGATTTGTGGGTGTTTGCATTTTGTTCTTTGTCACCTTCAACGAGTTTATCTGA